The DNA window ATTCGAGCGGCATCGCTTCCGCGATCGCGTCGATCACGGATTCGGATGATTTGCGGGAGGCGATATTCTGCGGCGTCTCCAGCAGCGACTTCTTGTGCGCCTTGATCGCTTTCGCCAGCGAGGCCGGGCGCTCATGCCGCAAGCGGCGGTCAAATTCCGACTGCTTGCGATTGGACAATTCTCCGAAGCGTGTTTCCCACTCCTTGCGCGCAGCCACGCCGCGGCTGCCTGCCGCGCGCCAGGCCTGCAACACGTCGTCGGGCACCGAGAAGGGCTCGAGCGAAATGCCGAGTTTTTCCTTGGCGCCCTTGAGCTCTTCGGCGCCGAGCGCCTCGCCATGGGCCTTGGCGGTGCCGGCCTTGGTCGGCGCGCCATAGCCGATCGTGGTCTTGCAGGCGATCAGCGATGGTTTGTTGGACTTCTTCGCGCGCGTGATCGCAGCGGCGATCGCATGCTGATCCTGGCCGTCGATCAGCTCAGCCGCCCAGCCGGCCGATTTGAATCGCTTCACCTGGTCGACCGAGTCGGAGATCGAGGTCGGGCCGTCGATCGAAATGCCGTTGTCGTCGTACAGCACGATCAGCTTGTTGAGCTTCCAGTGCCCGGCCAGCGCAATCGCTTCCTGCGACACGCCTTCCATCAGGTCGCCGTCGGAGCAAAGTACATAGGTGTGATGATCGACGATCTTCTTGCCGAACTCGGCCGCGAGCATCCTCTCCGCCAGCGCCATGCCGACCGAGGTCGCAAGGCCCTGGCCCAGCGGCCCCGTCGTGGTCTCGACACCTTTGGTGTGGAAATTTTCCGGATGTCCCGGCGTCAGCGATCCCAGCTGGCGGAAATGCTTGAGCTGATCGAGCGTCATCTCGGAATTGCCGGTGAGGTAGAGCAACGCATAGAGCAGCATCGAGCCGTGGCCGGCCGACAGGATGAAGCGGTCGCGATCCGGCCACGCCGGGTTGGCGGCGTCGTACTTCAGGAATTGCGTAAACAGCACGGTGGCGATATCGGCCGCTCCCATCGGCAGGCCCGGATGGCCCGATTTGGCCTTTTCGACCGCGTCCATCGCGAGACCGCGGATCGCGTTGGCCATACGGGTGTGATCGACCTGCGTCATGATGAAAATCCGCCTAAAATGAGATGCTTGGTTGCGATACGGGTGTGAGGACCACGGAAAGTCAGGGGCTGGATAGCACCTGTGTTCCCGGAGTCCAAGGCGATGAAACGCCCGGGCCGGCCGAAAAGTTGCTTTGCGGTGCATAGTTCTGCGGCGGCGTTGCGTTGGCCTCGCTTGCCACGTAAATTTCGCCGTGTAACCGCTTGCTGAGCCGTGGGATTTTGTCGCCCTGCGGCTGCTCATAAAAGGCCTGCACTGACCGCATGAGCGATCGTCCCTCCAACGGTTTCGGCGCTGCCGAGCCATCCTCAGTGGACATTGACGCCGCGACGCGGCGGCTGATGACGGCGCTTGATGCATTGGAAAGCGCGGTCGAGCGGCGTCGCGAGGCCGATCGTGACGAGAATGAACTGGCAAGCCGGATTCAGGCGCTGGGTGCGGATCGCTCGCGGCTCGCCGACGAACTCGACGGATCGCTGGTGAAAACGCGCCGGCTGGAGCGCACCAACCGCGAGATCGGCGAACGGCTGGATGCGGCGATCGAGACGATCCGCGCCGTGATCGATGCTGGAGAACTCTGATGAGCCACGTCAACGTCACCATCAATGGCCGGCAATACCGCATGGCCTGCGAGGAAGGGCAGGAGGCGCGGCTCCTGCACCTCGCAGAAGGCTTTGAGGATCGGATCGGATCGCTGCGCGGCAAGTTCGGCGAAATCGGCGACTCCCGCCTCACCGTGATGGCGGCGCTGATGGCCAGCGACGAATTGCTCGATGCCAACCAACGCATCGCTAGCCTTGAGCAAGAGCTCGAAGCCTTGCGCGATGCCCGCTCCACATCGGCCGATCGCGCCAAGGTGGTGCAAACCGCGGTCGCCAAGGCGCTCAACGCGGCCGCCGACCGTATCGAGAAAACCACGCAGGTGCTGAACCGCACCATCGGCGGCGGCGTCGCGATTGGTTGACCGCGGCTTGTCTTAAGCGCTGGCGGATCGAGCTAATCGTAGCTACATTGGCGGGGCGAAGCTGCGTCGCGCGTCAGGAGCCATATATCCCCGGGGCCTTATCGATCCTTTAGGGAACTGTCCCTGGCCGGGTCCGTGGATCCGGACATATGGTGCCCACCTACTTTCGTAGGGAACTCCGGGATCGAGCGCTCCAACGGCCATCGTGGCTTCGCACTTTTCTTTTTCCTGTGGCGGTTCTTTTAGCCTCCCTGCGAGGCGGGTGAGGTGAAGGCCACTTTCGCCGGTGATGACAGCGGAATATAACGCTGTATGGCCGCTACTCCCTCGACCCGGTCAAAGGCCGATCTGCGCGCCGCAGCGCTTGCGGCGCGCGATGCGTTGAGTGATCAGCAGCGTGCCGCCGCGGCCCAGTCTGTCGCCGAGCGTGGCATGCCGTTTGAGATCGTGCGCGACATGATCGTCTCCGGTTATTCCCCGATCCGCAGTGAGATCGATCCGACCCCCTTGATGCTGAAAGTCGCCGCGCAGGGCGCGCGGCTGGCACTGCCGGCTGTAACGGCACGCGGCCAGTCGCTTACATTTCGCGCATGGTCCCCCAACGACAGGATGCAGCTCGGATCGCTCGGTATCCTCGAGCCGTCGCCTGCTGCCGCCGAAGTCATTCCCGACGTGATGCTGGTGCCGCTGGCCGCGTTCGACCGTTTGGGTCACCGCATCGGCTACGGCGCCGGTCATTACGACTACACCTTCGCGCATTTGCGCAAGGTGAAAGCCGTCATCGGTATCGGTCTTGCCTTTGCCGCGCAGGAAATCGAGGCCGTCCCGGCGTTGTCGCACGACGTCGCACTGGATTATGTGCTAACGGAAACACGAATGTTCGATTTCCGGAGTTTTTAGCTTGCGTATTCTTTTCGTCGGTGACGTCGTCGGCAGGGCCGGTCGCACTGCCATCTCGGAATATCTGCCTGGAATGATCCGCGACTGGGCGCTCGATCTGGTCGTCGTCAACGGCGAGAATTCCGCCGGCGGGTTCGGTATCACCGAGGCGATCTACCAGGAATTCCTCGACGCCGGCGCCGACGCCGTCACACTCGGCAATCATTCCTGGGACCAGCGCGAGGCGCTGGTCTTTATCGAGCGCGCGCCCCGGCTCATTCGTCCCGCGAATTTTCCAAAGGGCACGCCCGGCCGCGGCGCCGCGCTGATCGACACCAAAAGCGGCAAGCGCGCACTCGTCATCAATGCCATGGGCCGCGTCTTCATGACACCGTTCGATGATCCCTTTGCCGCCATCAACCACGAGTTGGAGGCCTGTCCGCTCGGTGCGGCAGCCGATGCGATCGTGGTCGATTTCCACTGTGAGGCGAGCAGCGAGAAGCAAGGTATCGGATTTTTCTGCGACGGCCGCGCCAGCCTTGTCGTCGGCACCCACACCCATGTGCCGACCGCCGACCATCAGATCCTCTCGGGCGGCACCGGCTACATGACCGACGCCGGCATGACCGGCGATTATGATTCGATCATCGGCATGCAGAAGGAAGAGCCGCTGCGCCGCTTCACCTCGGGCATTCCGTCGGGGCGTTTTGAGCCGGCACTGGGCACAGCAACACTCAGCGGTGTCGCGGTCGAGACCGATGATACAACCGGTCTGGCGCTGCGGATCGCACCGGTGCGGATCGGTGGCCGGCTGGAAGAGGCGATGCCGGGGTTCTGGATGCCCTGAGAGTCTGACCGAAAATGCGACCAACTCGTAGGGCGGAATAGCGCTGGCGTATTCCGCCAATTCAAATTCCCTTGCAGCGCAATACGCTGACGCTATTGCGCCCGACGGTCCTGGATCTAGCCTTCGTCATTCCGGGATGGTCCGAAGGACCAGACCCGGAATCCCGAGATTCCGGATCGCCGCTTCGCGTCGTCCGGAATGACGATCGTATTTAATGGTTGCTACGGGTTGATTTGCAGACAGGTTGTTCAGCGATTCCGGTGTCCAGCCCCTTTCGCAAAAATATTTTCGTTCCGGTCCGACCCAAATCAACTTAACAACCCGCGCCATCCCGCACCCACAAGAGGGGCGTATCGCGATCGTCACGGACGTTGGGTGCGGGATGCGGTGGACGCGGCAGCCGCGAGAGACGAACGCTGTTGGCGTGGACGGCGAAGCCGTGTGGTCCTGACGCCCCGACGCTGGCGTCAAGTTGGCGATGATGCGTTCCGCATCACGCCGATGACGGTGACAACAAAGCCCGGTCACCGGGGAGAGCGCGGAGTAAGCCGTTAAAACCATTGCGCAGGGAAGGCCGGGTGCTCCGGTGAACCTGTGGCGACGAACTCGTGTGCTTTTTATTTTGCGCACGGGGCTGCGGGTGCAGCGGGCACCCGGCTTTCCCTGCGCCCTCTGTCATCGAGGGAGAGGATTTTGCAACAACTCGGGCGCTTCGCGCTGCGAGATGGCGGATGCCTGTCTTCTCCGTTGTTTGAAAATCGAATCGGAAATGACGCCTTCGCCGACGCTGTGGCGCGCAACCTGCGCTCCGTCAGCCTCGGTTACTGCGACACCTGCTTTCGTAGCTCAGTGACGTCCTGCGCCGTGAGCTTCGATCCCTTGCCGCCGAAGCGCGCCGTCACATAGTTAGCGACCGCCGCGATCTCGTCGTCGGAATAGGCGTCGCCGAAGGCAGGCATCGAGAGCGCGCCGTCCGGCGTATTCCGCCTGGTGCCGGCGATCACGATCTGCGCGACATTGGTCGCGCCGGGATCGTTCACCGCCCAGGCCCCGGTGAGCGTGGCAAACGGTGAGACCGGACTTTCGCCGGTCCAGCCGTGGCAGGAAACGCAGGCGCCCGCGAACACCATCTTGCCGCGCGCATCCGCCGTGACGCCGTCCTTGTGCGAAGCCGGCGCAGGCGGCGCCAGCGTCGCCGGCAGATCGGGCGATGGTGTCGGGGGCACACTGCGCAGATAGGCCACCACGGCGCGGATATCTTCCGGCGCTAGCTGGCTGAAGCTCTGGTCGACCGCTTCGCCCATCGGCCCCGACGCCGTGCCATGACCCGCCGCATGTCCGGTCGACAGATAAGCGATGAGATCGTCGTCGCGCCAGGCACCGATGCCGGTGGCCTTGTCCGAACTGATGTTGAAGGCACGCCAGCCCGCGGTGAGCGCGCCGCCGAATTTCTTGCGGTTGTCGAGCGCGAACGCCAGATTTCGCGGCGTATGGCATTCACCGCAATGCGCCAGGGCTTCCGCGAGATAAGCGCCCCTGTTCCATTCCGGGCTCTTCGATGTGTCGGGTTCGAACCGCGTGTCCGGATTGAACACCGCCGACCAGAACATCATGCCCCAGCGCTGGTTGAACGGAAACGTCAGCGTATTGGCGGGAGCGGCCGCGCGCACCGGCGGCAGGCTGAACAGATAGGCCTTGATCGCCAGCGCATCGGCGTCGCTGATGTAAGTGTAGGACGTATACGGCATCGCCGGATAAAGCCGCGCGCCGTCGCGGCGGACGCCGCGATGCAGCGCGTTCAGGAAGTCCTGATCGCTGTAATTGCCGATGCCGGTGTCTTTGTCCGGCGTGATATTGGTCGAATAAAGCGTACCGAACGGCAGCTTGAATCCGAGGCCGCCGGCATATTCCTGGCCGCCCTGGGTGGTGTGGCAAACCATGCAATCCGCGGCATGTGCGAGATAGGCGCCACGTTCAACAAGGCTCGCCTTGGCGAGCGCAACCGGTGTGCCGGTCGGATTGGCGGCTTTATAGTCCGCCAGTGATACTTTCGGGCCGTCCGAAAATGCCATCGGGCCTGGGCCACGGATGACCCAAAGTCCGATCGCCAGCGCTGCCACCACAATCGCGGCAACGCTGAGCAGGATCCGCGCGGTCGCGCTCATGCTTTTTTCCCCGCGATCAGGCTGCGGTCGATGGGCAATCTTCGCAGCGCAACCCCGGTCGCGGCGTAGATGGCATTGCGCAGCGCGGGCGAACTCGCCGTGACGCCGGTCTCGCCGATGCCGCCGGGCGCCTCGCCGCTCTTGATGACGTGCACCTCGATCTTCGGCGCCTGATCGATGCGCAGCATGCGGTAGTTGTTGAAGTTGGACTGCTGGACTCGCCCCTTGTCGATGGTGATCTCGCCATAGAGCGCGGCGGTGAGGCCGAAGATCAGCCCGCCTTCGAGCTGCGCCATGATGGTGTCGGGATTGACGGCGATGCCGGTATCGACAGCGGACGTGACGCGCCGCAGATGCACCTCGCCCTGTTCGTCGACTTCGGCTTCCACCACGGTTGCAATAAAGCTGCCGAACGACGGCTGTACGCACACGCCGCGTCCTACCCGCGCAGGCAGTGGCTGGCCCCAATTGGATTTCTCGGCCACCAGATCGAGTGCGGCCTTCAACCTCGGGTTTTTACCGAGCATGTCACGGCGGAACGCGACCGGATCCTTGCCCGCCTTGCGCGCGAGCTCGTCCATGAAACATTCGATCGCAAACACATTGTTGTTGGGACCGACGCCGCGCCAGA is part of the Bradyrhizobium canariense genome and encodes:
- a CDS encoding c-type cytochrome produces the protein MSATARILLSVAAIVVAALAIGLWVIRGPGPMAFSDGPKVSLADYKAANPTGTPVALAKASLVERGAYLAHAADCMVCHTTQGGQEYAGGLGFKLPFGTLYSTNITPDKDTGIGNYSDQDFLNALHRGVRRDGARLYPAMPYTSYTYISDADALAIKAYLFSLPPVRAAAPANTLTFPFNQRWGMMFWSAVFNPDTRFEPDTSKSPEWNRGAYLAEALAHCGECHTPRNLAFALDNRKKFGGALTAGWRAFNISSDKATGIGAWRDDDLIAYLSTGHAAGHGTASGPMGEAVDQSFSQLAPEDIRAVVAYLRSVPPTPSPDLPATLAPPAPASHKDGVTADARGKMVFAGACVSCHGWTGESPVSPFATLTGAWAVNDPGATNVAQIVIAGTRRNTPDGALSMPAFGDAYSDDEIAAVANYVTARFGGKGSKLTAQDVTELRKQVSQ
- a CDS encoding TIGR00282 family metallophosphoesterase is translated as MRILFVGDVVGRAGRTAISEYLPGMIRDWALDLVVVNGENSAGGFGITEAIYQEFLDAGADAVTLGNHSWDQREALVFIERAPRLIRPANFPKGTPGRGAALIDTKSGKRALVINAMGRVFMTPFDDPFAAINHELEACPLGAAADAIVVDFHCEASSEKQGIGFFCDGRASLVVGTHTHVPTADHQILSGGTGYMTDAGMTGDYDSIIGMQKEEPLRRFTSGIPSGRFEPALGTATLSGVAVETDDTTGLALRIAPVRIGGRLEEAMPGFWMP
- a CDS encoding DUF4164 domain-containing protein, producing MSDRPSNGFGAAEPSSVDIDAATRRLMTALDALESAVERRREADRDENELASRIQALGADRSRLADELDGSLVKTRRLERTNREIGERLDAAIETIRAVIDAGEL
- a CDS encoding cell division protein ZapA produces the protein MSHVNVTINGRQYRMACEEGQEARLLHLAEGFEDRIGSLRGKFGEIGDSRLTVMAALMASDELLDANQRIASLEQELEALRDARSTSADRAKVVQTAVAKALNAAADRIEKTTQVLNRTIGGGVAIG
- the tkt gene encoding transketolase, translating into MTQVDHTRMANAIRGLAMDAVEKAKSGHPGLPMGAADIATVLFTQFLKYDAANPAWPDRDRFILSAGHGSMLLYALLYLTGNSEMTLDQLKHFRQLGSLTPGHPENFHTKGVETTTGPLGQGLATSVGMALAERMLAAEFGKKIVDHHTYVLCSDGDLMEGVSQEAIALAGHWKLNKLIVLYDDNGISIDGPTSISDSVDQVKRFKSAGWAAELIDGQDQHAIAAAITRAKKSNKPSLIACKTTIGYGAPTKAGTAKAHGEALGAEELKGAKEKLGISLEPFSVPDDVLQAWRAAGSRGVAARKEWETRFGELSNRKQSEFDRRLRHERPASLAKAIKAHKKSLLETPQNIASRKSSESVIDAIAEAMPLEFVAGSADLTGSNNNKAKTAVDFSVKMPKGRFIHYGIREHGMAAALNGIFLHGGFAPNGATFLCFTDYARPAMRLAALMGTGVVYVMTHDSIGLGEDGPTHQPVEHLAALRAIPNMRVFRPCDAIEVTECWDLALNRIDGPTVLVLSRQNLPQLRTSTPNDTPCSHGAYELVAAQGEAKVSFFASGSEVQIAVDAQKQLAERGIASRVVSVPALELLLSQPADRQQAIIGNAPVKVAIEAAVRWGWDAVIGRDGEFIGMHGFGASAPAKDLFKHFGITAEAAVNAALKRLG
- a CDS encoding 5-formyltetrahydrofolate cyclo-ligase; the protein is MAATPSTRSKADLRAAALAARDALSDQQRAAAAQSVAERGMPFEIVRDMIVSGYSPIRSEIDPTPLMLKVAAQGARLALPAVTARGQSLTFRAWSPNDRMQLGSLGILEPSPAAAEVIPDVMLVPLAAFDRLGHRIGYGAGHYDYTFAHLRKVKAVIGIGLAFAAQEIEAVPALSHDVALDYVLTETRMFDFRSF